One genomic segment of Mycolicibacterium chubuense NBB4 includes these proteins:
- a CDS encoding enoyl-CoA hydratase, which produces MSDLVLMQVEDRVALITVNDPDRRNAVTAEISAALRAAVDTAEADPNVHALIVTGAGKAFCAGADLTALGAATESGLRVIYDGFLAVADCALPTIAAVNGPAVGAGLNLALAADVRIAGSAALFDPRFQKLGIHPGGGATWMLQRAIGPQAARAALLFGMRFDADAAVRHGLALDVADDPVAAARELAAGPASAPREVVMATKASMRACANPGISDIHQHHMAVDIEIGPQARSIESPEFAARLAAAKRK; this is translated from the coding sequence GTGTCCGATCTCGTTCTGATGCAGGTCGAAGACCGCGTCGCCCTCATCACCGTCAATGACCCAGACCGACGCAACGCGGTGACAGCGGAGATCTCCGCAGCCCTGCGCGCTGCCGTCGACACCGCCGAGGCAGATCCGAATGTCCATGCGCTGATCGTGACCGGCGCGGGCAAGGCCTTCTGCGCCGGCGCCGACCTGACCGCGCTGGGCGCCGCCACCGAGAGCGGCCTGCGCGTGATCTACGACGGCTTCCTCGCCGTGGCCGACTGCGCACTACCCACCATCGCCGCCGTCAACGGGCCGGCCGTCGGCGCAGGCCTGAACCTCGCGCTGGCTGCCGACGTCCGGATCGCCGGTTCCGCAGCGCTTTTCGACCCACGCTTCCAGAAGCTGGGCATCCATCCCGGCGGCGGCGCCACCTGGATGCTGCAGCGTGCGATAGGGCCGCAGGCGGCCCGCGCGGCGCTGCTGTTCGGGATGCGCTTCGATGCCGATGCGGCCGTCCGCCACGGGCTCGCGCTCGATGTCGCCGACGATCCCGTCGCGGCGGCCCGTGAGCTGGCGGCCGGGCCGGCGTCCGCACCGCGCGAGGTCGTGATGGCGACGAAGGCGTCGATGCGGGCCTGCGCCAACCCCGGCATCTCCGACATCCATCAGCACCACATGGCCGTCGACATCGAGATCGGGCCGCAAGCGCGCTCGATCGAGTCCCCCGAGTTCGCCGCGCGGCTGGCCGCCGCCAAGCGGAAGTAG
- a CDS encoding acyl-[acyl-carrier-protein] thioesterase, producing the protein MPTNDVDHRLSAQPEAGYVYRTAWRVATGDVGGDLNLRLDGVARYIQEVGAENLVDAGEAEEHPHWLVQRTVIDVIEPIEFPNEIAFSRWCSALSLRWCTMRVDLVGSDGGRIETEGFWIAMNAKTLTPQRATDTLLERFGSTTTEHRLKWRPWLTNPDAVDHSVPFALRRTDIDLFEHVTNTAYWHAIHEVMALVPDVCEPPYRAVIEYRKPIKYGEDVTIGWTRGGDGEIPDVHIALTVGDDVRAAALLRKL; encoded by the coding sequence ATGCCCACCAACGACGTCGACCATCGGCTCAGCGCGCAGCCCGAGGCCGGCTACGTCTATCGCACCGCATGGCGAGTCGCCACCGGCGACGTCGGCGGTGACCTCAACCTGCGCCTCGACGGGGTCGCGCGCTACATCCAGGAGGTCGGCGCGGAGAACCTCGTCGACGCGGGGGAAGCCGAGGAGCATCCGCACTGGCTGGTCCAGCGCACCGTCATCGACGTGATCGAACCGATCGAGTTCCCCAACGAGATCGCGTTCAGCCGGTGGTGCTCGGCGCTGTCGCTGCGGTGGTGCACGATGCGCGTCGACCTCGTCGGCAGCGACGGCGGACGCATCGAGACCGAGGGCTTCTGGATCGCGATGAACGCCAAGACGCTCACCCCGCAACGGGCGACCGACACCCTGCTGGAACGATTCGGCTCCACGACCACCGAGCACCGGCTCAAGTGGCGGCCGTGGCTGACGAATCCCGACGCGGTGGACCACTCCGTCCCATTCGCTCTGCGCCGCACCGACATCGACCTCTTCGAGCACGTCACCAACACCGCGTACTGGCACGCCATCCACGAGGTGATGGCGCTGGTGCCCGACGTCTGCGAGCCGCCCTACCGCGCAGTGATCGAATACCGCAAGCCGATCAAGTACGGCGAAGACGTCACCATCGGCTGGACGCGCGGCGGCGACGGCGAGATTCCCGACGTGCACATCGCACTCACCGTCGGCGACGACGTGAGGGCGGCCGCACTGCTGCGCAAGCTGTAG
- a CDS encoding DUF4242 domain-containing protein: protein MKRYIIEREIPGASELSQAELAEIAAKSNSAVESLGVPYRWITSYVAGDKMFCVHEAESEEAIREHARCGGFPANRVTLIANEFGPQTAGNAST, encoded by the coding sequence ATGAAGCGCTACATCATCGAGCGTGAGATCCCCGGCGCCAGCGAACTCAGCCAGGCCGAGCTGGCGGAGATCGCGGCGAAGTCGAACAGCGCCGTCGAGTCCCTTGGCGTTCCCTACCGGTGGATCACCAGCTACGTTGCCGGGGACAAGATGTTCTGCGTCCACGAGGCGGAGAGCGAAGAGGCCATCCGGGAGCACGCTCGCTGCGGAGGCTTTCCCGCCAACCGAGTCACGCTGATCGCCAACGAGTTCGGGCCCCAGACCGCCGGGAACGCTTCGACGTAG
- a CDS encoding alpha-ketoacid dehydrogenase subunit beta, producing the protein MTQLIERPFGFDDEVPEPPATPSTMAHAINRALHDAMSADDRVLVFGEDVATLGGVFRVTDGLAESFGDTRCFDTPLAESAIIGIAIGMAVRGFVPVPEIQFDGFAAPAFDQIISHLAKYRMRTRGDVDMPVTVRIPSFGGIGAVEHHSESTETYWLHTAGLKVVTPSTPTDAYWLLRHAIESRDPVIYLEPKRRYWAKEVVDFDRPGAPIGRAVVRRPGEDVTVITYGPLVATALNAAELSSARMEVIDLRSLNPLDFGTVADSVVKTGRAVVMHEGPRTLGFGAELAARIQEECFYDLESPVLRATGFDTPYPPARLEKLWLPGVDRLLDCVEKAMSRP; encoded by the coding sequence ATGACTCAGTTGATCGAGCGGCCCTTCGGTTTCGACGACGAGGTCCCCGAGCCGCCCGCCACGCCCTCGACCATGGCCCACGCCATCAACCGCGCACTGCACGACGCCATGAGCGCCGACGACCGGGTACTGGTCTTCGGGGAGGACGTCGCCACGCTCGGCGGGGTCTTCCGGGTCACCGACGGGCTGGCCGAAAGCTTCGGTGATACACGGTGTTTCGACACACCGTTGGCGGAGTCGGCCATCATCGGCATCGCGATCGGGATGGCGGTCCGCGGCTTCGTGCCGGTGCCGGAGATCCAATTCGACGGCTTCGCCGCGCCGGCGTTCGACCAGATAATCAGCCACCTGGCGAAGTATCGGATGCGCACGCGCGGCGACGTCGACATGCCGGTGACCGTGCGGATTCCGTCGTTCGGTGGCATCGGCGCGGTGGAGCACCACTCGGAGTCGACGGAGACCTACTGGTTGCACACGGCGGGGCTCAAGGTGGTCACCCCGTCGACACCCACCGATGCGTACTGGCTTCTGCGGCACGCGATCGAAAGCCGCGATCCGGTGATCTATCTCGAACCCAAGCGCCGGTACTGGGCCAAGGAGGTCGTCGACTTCGACAGGCCTGGCGCGCCGATCGGGCGCGCGGTGGTCCGCCGGCCCGGCGAGGACGTCACGGTGATCACCTACGGCCCGCTGGTCGCCACCGCGCTCAACGCGGCAGAACTGTCCTCGGCTCGTATGGAAGTCATCGATCTGCGGTCGCTCAATCCGCTGGATTTCGGCACCGTCGCCGACTCGGTCGTCAAGACCGGCCGGGCTGTGGTGATGCACGAGGGCCCCCGCACGCTGGGCTTCGGGGCCGAGCTCGCGGCCCGTATCCAGGAAGAGTGTTTCTACGACCTCGAGTCACCGGTCCTGCGCGCCACCGGGTTCGACACGCCCTACCCGCCCGCGCGTCTGGAGAAGCTGTGGCTGCCCGGCGTCGACCGATTGCTCGATTGCGTCGAGAAAGCGATGAGCCGGCCGTGA
- a CDS encoding HpcH/HpaI aldolase/citrate lyase family protein, translating into MMLGNNGPGWLFCPADRPERFAKAAAAADVVILDLEDGVAAKDREAARTALIETPLDPARTVVRVNPVGTPDHAADVEALAATDYTTVMLAKTETAEQVASLAPRHVVVLVETPLGALAVTETARVENAYAVMWGAEDLFAVTGGTNNRWPDGTYRDVARHVRSQSLLAAKAYGRLALDSVYLDIKDLDGLRAEGDDAVAVGFDAKVAIHPTQVAVIRAAYAPTDEQVDWARRVLDTAQTERGVFAFEGIMVDAPVLRRAERIVALAPHPGS; encoded by the coding sequence GTGATGCTGGGCAACAACGGCCCCGGTTGGCTGTTCTGCCCGGCAGATCGTCCGGAGCGCTTCGCGAAGGCCGCTGCGGCAGCCGATGTCGTGATCCTCGACCTCGAGGACGGGGTGGCCGCCAAGGACCGCGAGGCTGCGCGCACGGCGTTGATCGAGACGCCGCTGGATCCCGCGCGCACCGTCGTGCGGGTCAATCCGGTCGGCACGCCCGACCACGCCGCAGACGTCGAGGCGCTCGCCGCCACCGACTACACCACGGTCATGCTCGCCAAGACCGAGACCGCCGAGCAGGTCGCATCACTGGCGCCCCGCCACGTCGTCGTGCTCGTCGAGACCCCGCTGGGCGCGCTCGCGGTCACCGAGACCGCGCGGGTTGAGAACGCCTACGCGGTGATGTGGGGCGCCGAAGACCTGTTCGCGGTCACCGGCGGAACGAACAACCGGTGGCCGGACGGCACGTATCGCGACGTCGCCCGGCACGTGCGGTCGCAGAGCCTGCTCGCTGCCAAGGCCTACGGCCGGCTGGCGCTGGATTCGGTGTATCTCGACATCAAAGACCTCGACGGGCTGCGGGCCGAGGGTGACGACGCCGTCGCCGTCGGCTTCGACGCCAAGGTCGCGATCCATCCGACACAGGTGGCGGTGATCCGGGCCGCGTACGCCCCGACCGACGAGCAGGTCGACTGGGCCCGCCGCGTCCTCGACACGGCGCAAACAGAACGGGGTGTGTTCGCCTTCGAGGGCATAATGGTGGATGCCCCAGTACTGCGGCGGGCAGAGCGCATCGTCGCGTTGGCGCCACACCCCGGCAGCTGA
- a CDS encoding dihydrolipoamide acetyltransferase family protein — protein MSAVREFLVPDLGEGLEDATITSWQVAIGDEVALNQTLCTVETNKAAVEIPSPFAGRVTELGGAEGQTLAVGAVLVRIETEAAAVRTPVLVGYGTDDTMDGSRRRARAIPPVRKLAAELDVDLAHLAPGSGPDGIVTRADVLAAASATGAQEAPVDTAVTGVRLEMARRMALSRSEIPDANASVEVAGTELLRVRDILRDAGAEAITPFVLLLRLLVVALRRHPVLNATWLDTLDGPRVHVHPSVHLGVGVAAPRGLLVPVVRDAQMRTTRALAEEVGRLVEAARNGTLTPTELQGSTFTVSNFGALGLDDGVPVINHPEAAILGVGALKPRAVVVDGAVVARPTMRLTCAFDHRVADGAQVAGFLGDLRGLIEAPELALLDL, from the coding sequence GTGAGCGCCGTGCGGGAGTTCCTGGTTCCCGACCTCGGCGAGGGCCTCGAGGACGCCACCATCACGAGCTGGCAGGTCGCGATCGGAGACGAGGTCGCCTTGAACCAGACGCTGTGCACCGTCGAGACCAACAAGGCCGCGGTAGAGATCCCCAGTCCGTTCGCCGGCCGGGTCACCGAGCTCGGCGGCGCCGAGGGGCAGACGCTCGCGGTCGGTGCGGTCCTGGTGCGGATCGAGACCGAGGCCGCTGCCGTACGCACGCCGGTGCTGGTCGGGTACGGCACCGACGACACGATGGACGGCAGCAGGCGGCGGGCCCGGGCCATACCGCCCGTGCGCAAGCTGGCGGCCGAACTGGACGTGGACCTGGCGCACCTCGCACCCGGATCGGGACCGGACGGAATCGTCACCCGGGCCGACGTACTGGCGGCCGCGTCGGCCACCGGCGCGCAGGAAGCTCCTGTCGACACGGCCGTCACGGGCGTGCGGCTGGAGATGGCACGCCGGATGGCGTTGTCGCGCAGCGAAATTCCCGACGCGAACGCGTCCGTCGAGGTAGCCGGAACCGAACTGCTGCGCGTGCGGGACATACTCCGGGACGCCGGAGCCGAGGCGATCACCCCGTTCGTGCTGCTGCTGCGGCTGCTCGTGGTGGCACTCCGCCGACACCCCGTGCTCAACGCGACGTGGCTGGACACGCTGGACGGTCCGCGCGTCCACGTGCACCCCTCGGTGCACCTCGGTGTCGGTGTCGCGGCGCCGCGGGGATTGCTGGTGCCGGTCGTGCGCGACGCGCAGATGCGCACCACGCGGGCGCTCGCCGAGGAGGTCGGCCGTCTGGTCGAGGCGGCCCGCAACGGCACGCTCACGCCGACGGAGCTGCAGGGCTCGACGTTCACGGTGTCGAACTTCGGTGCGCTCGGCCTCGATGACGGTGTCCCCGTGATCAACCATCCCGAGGCGGCGATCCTCGGCGTGGGGGCGCTCAAGCCGCGGGCCGTCGTGGTCGACGGGGCCGTCGTCGCGCGCCCCACGATGAGGCTCACGTGCGCGTTCGATCATCGCGTCGCCGACGGCGCGCAGGTGGCGGGGTTCCTGGGCGACCTGCGAGGGTTGATCGAGGCGCCCGAGCTGGCGCTGCTCGACCTGTAG
- the pdhA gene encoding pyruvate dehydrogenase (acetyl-transferring) E1 component subunit alpha, producing MAGPIEAVQVIAPDGVPTFREDYSRNLPPETLSWLYELMVLTRDLDGEFVNLQRQGELALYASCRGQEAAQIGAAACLRKTDWLFPQYRELGAFLLRGIPPANIGAVWRGRWHGGLGFTEKCCAPLAIPIGTQGLHAVGAAMAAQRLGEDSVTVAFLGDGATSEGDVHEALNLASVYRAPCIFFVQNNHWAISVPVSRQVGGPAIANRAAGYGIPGVRVDGNDVLACFAVMSEAATRAREGGGPTLIEAVTYRMGPHTTSDDPSRYRSDDEVELWRTRDPLTRYRTYLETAGVWTERLEERVTHRSQRLRAELRDAMVNAPDIDIAEVFDTVYHDITPELVRQRDELATELAREA from the coding sequence ATGGCCGGGCCTATCGAGGCTGTTCAAGTCATTGCGCCCGACGGCGTGCCCACTTTCCGCGAGGACTACAGCCGGAACCTTCCGCCCGAGACTTTGAGCTGGCTCTACGAGCTGATGGTCCTCACACGCGACCTCGACGGCGAGTTCGTCAACCTGCAACGGCAGGGCGAATTGGCGCTGTACGCGTCGTGCCGGGGCCAGGAGGCCGCACAGATCGGCGCCGCGGCGTGCCTGCGAAAGACGGACTGGTTGTTTCCCCAGTACCGCGAACTCGGCGCCTTCCTGCTGCGCGGGATCCCGCCGGCGAACATCGGGGCGGTGTGGAGAGGCCGCTGGCACGGTGGGCTGGGCTTCACCGAGAAGTGCTGTGCTCCGCTGGCGATCCCCATCGGCACGCAGGGGCTGCACGCGGTGGGCGCGGCGATGGCCGCGCAACGGCTGGGGGAGGACTCGGTCACCGTCGCGTTCCTCGGTGACGGCGCCACCAGTGAGGGTGATGTGCACGAGGCGCTCAATCTCGCGTCGGTGTACCGGGCGCCGTGCATCTTCTTCGTGCAGAACAACCACTGGGCCATCTCGGTTCCGGTCTCGCGCCAGGTGGGCGGTCCGGCGATCGCGAACCGCGCCGCCGGATACGGGATTCCCGGCGTCCGGGTCGACGGCAACGACGTGCTCGCGTGCTTCGCGGTCATGTCCGAGGCGGCCACGCGGGCCCGCGAGGGCGGCGGCCCGACGTTGATCGAGGCCGTGACCTACCGGATGGGCCCGCACACCACGTCCGACGACCCGTCGCGCTATCGGTCCGACGACGAGGTGGAGCTCTGGCGGACACGGGATCCCCTCACCCGGTACCGCACGTACCTCGAGACGGCCGGAGTGTGGACCGAGCGCCTCGAAGAGCGTGTCACGCACCGCTCGCAGCGGCTGCGCGCCGAGTTGCGCGACGCCATGGTCAACGCGCCCGACATCGACATCGCGGAGGTGTTCGACACCGTCTACCACGACATCACCCCCGAACTCGTCCGGCAACGCGACGAGTTGGCGACCGAGCTGGCGCGGGAGGCGTGA
- a CDS encoding dienelactone hydrolase family protein, protein MAESESTLTSLRHDIDGTQFDAVLTSGDRAPGAPTVLVFHGMEGRSELQLQFAARLGEWGYQGIAVDLFGEEVSRGGMEATSVEMARFLDDRSALAQRLATVFEALVAAPQVDPRRVAAIGFCFGGLCVLDLARAGHPLAGVASFHGLLTAGPDGGRNDVTAKVMVFHGWDDPLAPPEDVVALGREFSGRAIDWQLHAYGNTMHAFMAPWANDPERGILYSQSAAERAWTSLGHFLRECFGDDG, encoded by the coding sequence GTGGCTGAATCCGAATCGACCCTGACGTCCCTCCGGCATGACATCGACGGCACGCAATTCGACGCTGTGCTGACCTCCGGCGACCGGGCGCCCGGCGCGCCCACCGTCCTCGTCTTCCATGGGATGGAAGGACGGAGCGAACTCCAACTGCAGTTCGCGGCCCGGCTGGGCGAGTGGGGGTACCAAGGCATCGCGGTCGATCTCTTCGGGGAGGAGGTGAGTCGCGGCGGTATGGAGGCCACGTCGGTGGAGATGGCTCGATTCCTCGACGACCGCAGCGCGCTCGCGCAGCGGTTGGCGACGGTGTTCGAGGCACTGGTCGCCGCTCCGCAGGTGGATCCGCGTCGCGTGGCGGCGATCGGCTTCTGTTTCGGCGGCCTGTGTGTGCTCGACCTCGCGCGGGCCGGTCACCCGTTGGCGGGCGTGGCGAGCTTCCACGGGTTGCTCACCGCAGGCCCGGACGGCGGCCGCAACGACGTCACGGCGAAGGTGATGGTGTTCCACGGCTGGGACGACCCGCTCGCCCCGCCCGAGGATGTCGTCGCACTGGGCCGCGAATTCTCCGGCCGCGCTATCGACTGGCAGTTGCACGCCTACGGCAACACCATGCATGCGTTCATGGCCCCGTGGGCGAACGACCCCGAGCGCGGGATCCTCTACAGCCAATCGGCCGCCGAGCGGGCCTGGACTTCGCTCGGCCACTTCCTTCGCGAGTGCTTCGGCGACGACGGGTAA
- a CDS encoding acyl-CoA dehydrogenase family protein: MTDFLATGTLPDHYEQLAKTVRDFARSVVAPVAAKHDEEHSFPYEVVAGMADMGLFGLPFPEEYGGMGGDYFALCLALEELGKVDQSVAITLEAGVSLGAMPVYRFGTEDQKQEWLPLLASGKALGAFGLTEAGGGSDAGATKTTAKLDGSTWVINGSKQFITNSGTDITKLVTVTAVTGENNGKKEISSILVPVPTPGFTAEPAYNKVGWNASDTHPLSFDDVRVPQENLLGERGRGYANFLRILDEGRIAIAALSVGAAQGCVDESVRYAKEREAFGRAIGTNQAIAFKIARMEARAHTARAAYYDAAALMLSGKPFKKAAAVAKLVASEAAMDNARDATQIFGGYGFMNEYPVARHYRDSKILEIGEGTTEVQLMLIGRELGL; the protein is encoded by the coding sequence ATGACTGACTTTCTGGCGACCGGCACGCTGCCCGACCACTACGAGCAGCTGGCCAAGACGGTGCGCGACTTCGCCCGCAGTGTGGTGGCGCCGGTGGCGGCCAAACACGACGAGGAACACTCGTTCCCCTACGAGGTGGTCGCCGGCATGGCCGACATGGGTCTGTTCGGTCTGCCGTTCCCCGAGGAGTACGGCGGCATGGGCGGCGACTACTTCGCGCTGTGCCTCGCACTCGAAGAGCTGGGCAAGGTGGACCAGAGCGTGGCGATCACGCTGGAGGCCGGGGTGTCGCTCGGCGCCATGCCGGTGTACCGGTTCGGCACCGAGGACCAGAAGCAGGAGTGGTTGCCGCTGCTGGCTTCCGGCAAGGCACTCGGCGCGTTCGGCCTCACCGAGGCGGGCGGCGGCAGCGACGCCGGGGCAACCAAGACGACGGCGAAGCTGGATGGGTCGACGTGGGTCATCAACGGCAGCAAGCAGTTCATCACGAACTCCGGCACCGACATCACGAAGTTGGTGACGGTCACGGCGGTCACCGGCGAGAACAACGGTAAGAAAGAGATCTCGTCGATCCTGGTACCCGTGCCCACACCGGGTTTCACGGCCGAGCCGGCCTACAACAAGGTGGGCTGGAACGCATCGGACACCCATCCGCTGAGTTTCGACGACGTGCGCGTGCCGCAGGAGAACCTGCTCGGCGAACGCGGCCGCGGTTACGCCAACTTCCTCCGCATCCTCGACGAGGGGCGCATCGCGATCGCTGCGCTGTCGGTCGGGGCGGCCCAGGGCTGCGTGGACGAGAGCGTGCGGTACGCCAAGGAGCGTGAGGCGTTCGGGCGCGCGATCGGCACCAACCAGGCGATCGCCTTCAAGATCGCCCGCATGGAGGCGCGCGCACACACCGCACGCGCGGCGTATTACGACGCGGCGGCGTTGATGTTGTCGGGCAAGCCGTTCAAGAAGGCCGCTGCGGTCGCCAAGCTGGTGGCCAGCGAGGCTGCGATGGACAACGCCCGCGACGCCACGCAGATCTTCGGTGGCTACGGCTTCATGAACGAGTACCCGGTCGCGCGGCACTACCGCGACAGCAAGATCCTCGAAATCGGCGAGGGCACCACCGAAGTGCAGCTGATGCTGATCGGGCGGGAGCTCGGCCTGTGA
- a CDS encoding MaoC family dehydratase — protein sequence MVVQRGLWFEEFEAGVLYQHRPGRTITEADNVLFTTLTMNTQALHLDAAFSDALPPFHQRLVNSMFTLSTLVGLSVAQLTQGTIVGNLGFGEVAFPKPLFHGDTLYAETEVLDKRESKSRPGEGIVTFAHTGRNQHGDIVAVASRKTMVRKRPEGEV from the coding sequence GTGGTGGTTCAGCGCGGGCTGTGGTTCGAGGAGTTCGAGGCCGGCGTGCTGTACCAGCACAGGCCCGGTCGCACCATCACCGAAGCCGACAACGTCTTGTTCACCACGCTGACGATGAACACCCAGGCGCTGCACCTGGACGCGGCGTTCTCGGATGCGTTGCCGCCCTTCCATCAGCGGCTGGTCAACTCGATGTTCACACTGTCGACACTGGTGGGCCTGTCCGTCGCGCAGCTGACACAGGGCACGATCGTGGGCAACCTCGGTTTCGGCGAGGTGGCGTTCCCGAAGCCGCTGTTCCACGGCGACACTCTCTACGCGGAGACCGAGGTCCTCGATAAGCGCGAGTCCAAGAGCCGGCCCGGTGAGGGCATCGTGACGTTCGCGCACACGGGCCGCAACCAGCACGGCGACATCGTGGCCGTCGCGTCGCGAAAGACCATGGTGCGCAAGCGTCCCGAGGGTGAGGTGTGA